GTTGGGCTGTGGTGTgcactcacacagaaacacaatacTCAGATATACAGTATCGGAAACTGTTGAAGCATGTTTTGCATTCCAGCAGGAGAGAGCAGGACTATTGTGTGCAGAGGCCATTGTGTTTGTCCACTGGCAGACACCAAACCAGACCATGAGTCATGCTTAGCGCAGTCTGAGCTGTTAAAACACTTTGAATCAGCTCAAAATCAAACCAGGTTTCCTTTAACACCGACTCCCTAAAGAAACAGATGAGCACAAGATACGACATgagtttggaaaataaaaactgctgaacAACAACGAGGGGAAAAGGATCCAGATCCCTCCGAGTGAAGTTCACTGGTCTTCAGCGTCTCAGTCCACGTGCACAGCTTCACTTCAAATCCCAACCGTGCAACTACGATTATTCATGCATTCACCGTCCcctttatttttccacatgAAAGTAATTCAGTTCAGAACCTCGTTAACAAGCCCAAGTCAAACAAAACTCCAACCTCAGTATCCTCAAACCGGTTTTCTAAACGTTTCTCTACAACCTTTTTCTCTGGAATAGTTTTTATGACTCCGACAACCAAACAGAACCATTTCAAATCTAAGATAGACGGCAAGAATTTGATCAGAccaggagaaagagagtgaaaaggCAAAATACCAGAAGAAGAATGAAACCCAGGAAGAAAAGGGagcaaagaaaaatacaaacaaatgagaaaagagggATTCATGACATACGGTAGAAAGCAAAGCATTCACTCAACTGCAGCGGCTTGTGATGAAAATCCAATCTGTCACGCTGAACTGAGACGTTTCATTGGCTATGAATCTTTTAGGAGGCCGTGAGCGCCACGGACGGAGGTTAATACCCACAGAGGAGATGGAGCAACAAAACACCGGCACGCTGAAAATGACCACTCggcttctctttctctgaacATGAAGCCGTGACTGAAGCTGTTCAACTTTCACTCACGGGTTTGGACACAGATTAGCAAAGAAGAAACTACTGCAGCATCAAGTGTGCAACGGATTTAATATCaagtgagagaaaaagcagcTGTATGGACACAGAGGAGCGTGGAAGATGCAGGAATGAGTGAGCGAGTGAACAGAGCCCTGAGGAAACAAACATGGAGGAAATGACATGCTCCGTCTGCACCTCACTGCAGATCTGAAAGCTGCTCACGCTGCCGTCACTTCTTCTTAAAGTATTGAAAACGTAGCAGAGCAGAAAGGTTTGTTTGAACTTGGAAAGTTATTACACTTtaaatcacagtaaaatgaacCTGCAGCACGTGACGCCACAGTAAGAATAACACAGGTATGTTATCCATCAGCCTGTCGGCCCACATACCTGCGCTGTTTGTTTGAAAACAGGTTGTCACGAACACCAGGGACAAACTGGGCCAATAACTATGATGACCTGATCAAGGTGAGATTAACACCCACAGATCAGGGACGTCTGAAGCAGCAACGTCCTCAAAGGAGGTTTAAAGGTTCGAGTCCTTCAGTGTCAACAAACATGATGTGGATGAAAGAAAACTCCTAAACGCTTTTAaatctccttcatctctctgttATTGTTACAATTCATATTCTGGCATagcaacaagaaacacacacagtcccgATGGTGTTTGCTCTGTCTGGCGGCTAACAGGGCGTGCACGCCAACAATGTCAAGACTGACAAGTTGGCCGCGCTCACTGGTCGCTACAGAACTGTGTTTACTCTTCAGGTTGAAGTTTCATGATGTCATAATGTGACTGTGGTTAAAGTTCACTGATGATACAGCGTTcagtgctgcacacagagcGGCGACAGGGACTGTACGTGTACccttaatatacagtatagtttGTATTCTCATCTGAAAACTTACACAACCATCAAATGTAAAAGTCACTttttagctgctgctgcacatttttccaacaaatattaatattaataatataaatgttacttttactaCACGGCCTGCCTAAAGTGCATATAACACGACCATAATGAATCCAGTCTTCAGTGGACCTGCATTTAGTTTGGCTGCAGTACAGGAGGAGTGTCAAAGCCCTGGAAGGAACGAGTGCAGCAGGTTCTACTTCAGGTGTTTTCACACCAAATGCTGGAAATGAAAGTGTTTGACAGAATTTATTACTCTCAGGTTTCCCAGGACATTTAACGCTTGTCAGGTTTTCTCCATATAAAAGATGTAATACTATTAAATACAGATGACATGTGGTGCAGGTGCTGTTTCCACCACTTGCTGCTATATGTTAGTAGttatgtagtagtagtagtatatgtTAGTGTTCAGGCTGCTGCTTTGACGAATTACAGATATTCAGTCGATCACAGATTGATCTGCGGTGACACACAGATTATGAGGCTATCTCACTAATAATCAGGGTGATGATCGAACCAGGCACTTTGACATATGGTCTTCAGGAGCCCTCccttcagtgtttgtgcacCGCCTTGTACACACAtcacagagtaaacacacaaacacaaagacactcGAGCTTCAAGGCGTGAGCTTGACAACAGGTAGGCCGTCCTCTCTGCGGACGCTGAGTTCAGGCGCCTTTGTTGGAAAGAAAAGCTTAAAGATGAAGGCTCCGTGCATTTGGCAGCTTAGAGCTGCAGCGATTTCCAGGGTTCAGCTGAATTCCTCGACTGTTTCACTGAGCTGTGTCCTGATGCTCACTTACTGGGGCCTGTGTGCAGTTTCTCCAAACAACCATGGGAGGGGAAATGTATGTGCTGCTCAGGCACGTCTGTCTaaagtgttaaattaaatcaatcTGCTGGTGTcgaaaatatttcatttcagccTAAATTACGCCATAAATCCTCAAATGTCTTGttctaataaatcctgtttgttttcattcactgaAGCTCAGCACTGAATGTTTGTCAGAATGAAGTTCGTCCTCTCCACGGTGAGAAATGAGAAGTAAAgtccaaacaaaacactgcacaggcTCCAAAATATCAGCCTGTGAGGCCAAGATTCCTGTGATCGAGTCTCTCACTTTCCCCCTTCAGTGAAACAGGAGGAAATTCTGTTTGTTCATCATTCCTACAGTGAGAGTTGGATTACAGGCCCGTCTGATAACAGGAGACAGATCAGTGGTGACATAACGCACAGAGGCGGTGCGTGAAACCTGTTCGACTGCAGACAGGATCCGTCTGTTGGTGTGCATTCAGTCATACAAACATAACTGAGGCTTATTGTCTGTCCTGCAGTAAAAGAGCAGAGTGAGCAGGGCTGTGGCTGCAACTGCGTCAAACGCTCGGTGAGATCTCTCCAAAAGAACTGGTTCCAGTTTGAAGAGAACAGAACTAAAGTTGCAGGATATTTAAACCTTTTCGTCATAGCTGCCCCCACACGTAAAAGAAAAACCAGCGCTGAAGGGAAAAGGACATTAGCGACTGGATTAGCAGAGTGCTGTAATTAAAAGTTTCTAACCAGCTCCGGCAGCTCTTTGATTAATGGAATATTTGTTCATgcaacttttttcttttgttttggaaTTTGCATGCATGAAGTAGCACAACACATGTTTCCATCAGCAGATTACACTTCAGCCtagaacatgtacagtaaagtaTTCTAGGTTTAAGGCGACACCTGGACCAGCAGCGATTAAAGCTCTGCACAGATTCATGAACACACAATCTAACACTGAATGGAGCCGTTTTCCGGTGAACAATGAAAACTACTGATTACTCAGTAAAATGATATATTACTTTTTTGTATCTCTACTTTTTTCTTAAAGCAGGTTGTGAACAGCAGCCGTGGTGATTATTCAATGTTAATGCAGGTAACAGTCAAACagtgagaaacagacacactaaatgtataaaaataaatataatagaaGACAATGGGGTAATTTATCTCTGAGTAATTCTACTTTAATGAATACAAACAGACAAGCTCCCGAACGCCTAATCATGCAGAGTGGCCTGATTAACACTGACTCACAAATTCCCTCCAGTCgtcagcaaacacacaggaatGTCCGACAAGTAGGCTGCATGTTGCAAAAAACATCCACTCATCAAATCTTATTTAACACCCCCTGCTGTGTGCACGCTTGTGCACGTCTGAAACCACACAACGGGAGAAGCATGAAATCGATTACGACTTATTACTGCAGCCTCCATAAATTTAGGATTAAAATTCCAAACAGGAAGTTCCTATAAGCTGCAGCCAGCTCCCACAGCACACAGCAAAGTGTGAGTTTCATCAGCGTCAACGCTGCAAATGAGCAGGAatgtgaggagaaagagaagaatgaCAGAGACTCAGAGAAATATGGAAATGAACTTGAATAAAAAGGTGCAGAATCTCAGGGCGATGATGGTTTGAGTTGAACTCTTAAAGCAAACTAATGGCCTGAATCCAGGGTCGGACAAGGACACGGATattcactgtgacactgtttaGTGTCTGCAGAGAAAACCGTCAAAGTGGATTTGGTGAAATATGTCGATGGGTTGTGTGGCGTGCTGGGTTTAACCAGTCTATTCAGGGAGGTCGTACAACGTCTGACGGCTGCAAATTCCACCGGACTAATCGCTGCTTTGCTCTGTGTGGAGGAATCTACAGAGGCTGAGGAGTTAAACATTAGTGaggaacacagcagctgtgtcactcaagcagcagcagagtgagtgGTCCGTCTTTAAAACTGAGGTCCAGCTCTCTTCACGCTGAAGTCGCCTCTATTACCGTCAGTTCGTCCCAGCTTGATCTGAGCGCTCGCAGCTGCTGAACATGCAGGCGATTAACAAGACGTGTGTGCAGCGTCAGAGCTCAGGGGCATGACCGTGCATTCTTACGACAGCAAATTCCTGAACACACATAAATGAAGCACGGTGACCTGCATAAAAGAGACTTTGAACTTCATGTGCAAATAATAGCAAAGCCTCAAACAGCAAATAACAAACAGAGCGGACTCCTGGGGCCACGTTACAGAACATTCAGTACGACTTCTGAACAAAGTCCCTTCTATGATACGATGCTTTCATTTAGTCTAATTACAGGGAGTCGTACAAGAAGCGTCCAACACACAGGAGTGATGTGGATCAGAAACTGGGCTGTGACCAACTCTCACAGCGTCTGCACTGATCAGGTGATCTGATGCTGTCTGACACCCACCTCGTCACTTTAATGGAAACTTAAGGTTACGTAACATCCTACAAAGTGACCGAACCACGGCTCATTACATGAGAACAGTGTGTGAGGAGGTGCTGAAGCAGCATCaacacttcctctttctttctctcctccatcctctggAATTCCCTTCAACTCTAAAACACAGCTCTCCGTTCCCTAATCAACCCTCAGAGACACTGGTCCTCTTAACAGTCCAGACTTCATTCCAGACTAACTGTTCTTCCTGGAAACTGGGAAACGTCACTCTGAGAAACACGTGTTTTAATTAGAGTTTAACATTCCTGTTGTTCAACCAACAAGCTGAGAGCAGGAACCAACGCTCCTGCCTAAATATCTGCTTGCTTACCTAACTCCTGATAAAATCCCTGTGGTATTTACTGCGTGATGTGACCTTGTTTGGAGAAACGAGCTCCTCCTCGTGCTAATTAATGTTCAGGCTGCGAACAACATGGAAACCAGCTCATCGTGAAACCTCTGAACTCCTAAACGGAGCTTTTAAAGTGACCAACAGCCTGAACACGTGTGCTCTATTAACATCACCTGTGTGTTAAACTCTCCGAcctgttgggggggggggacagacTTAAACCCAAAACATCTCCAGATGAGAAGACTCCACAGTCTCCACATTCCTGTGTTGCGTAAGCGCGTTGAGAGCAGGTCAAAGGTCGGCATCAACAACAACGTCCTCCAGCCTGAGTCAACGAGCCGGGCGAGAGACGGGAGACACCTTCCTCGTATTGATTGATGCTGTGCAGGACTGAAGCGGGGAGCTTTTATCAGGCCATTAGAGCCTCGACGGGCAGAAGATTGGTTTCCCAGATGCTCTGAAATCCCACTCAGCAGCTATTATGCTGCGCCGAGCGAGCGGGGAGATAATCCCAGGCATCTCCATTCACACCTGTCCACTCAGATTCACATCACAAAGGCAGTTTGTGTGAGGGAGGCTTCATCTGCAGGGTTCAGTTCTCTTTGTGTGcaacaggaggagaaagagacgatttacaaaagaaacacaaattaacTTTACGTTTGTTTCCAGTTTGAACGATGTCTGAGACGTCCTGTTATTaaagcaggaaacaaacagcagctttgatcTGAAGGGTTGTGAAATAATCAGTGACTCAGCATCTTCCTGAAGAAGAATGTACATGATGAGAGTGACTTCATAAAAACTGTAGATAACTTTTTCCTGTCGTCATCCCAAAGACAATCATTTAAATTATATGAGGATCCAGGACATGAACTGTTTTCTAGACGACTCTCAGACTTTAGAGGAATAAAAACGAACCATGTGCTGCTTTCAGGGACGTCAGAAGAGTCACCAGTGACGTTGTgcaggtttattttttattatgccGATGTGTTGATGTGGATTCAGTCACTACAGGTAAAACGTGACGATCAGGTGTCTCTGGAACCAGGACTCACTTCATCTCACAGATAATGTGCCGACTCTCCTCCAGAGCTCTCCGCTCCATCAGATACCTCCACACCTCCCTCATTAACACTCTATTCAGCCGCCGGGCTCCGTCTCACTCAGCTCGGCCTGACCAGCAGTTTTCAGACGGCTGGATGTGGAGCGTCACTGAGGAGCTGGTCAAACTCCAACGTGTGCAGCCCTGAGGCCTCACAGTTCTGTGTGAGGACACCGAGTGGTTCTGAACCACTTCTAGAAGCTTCACGTCACCTGGAGGActgaacatttatttactgtgttgtagAATCACAGCACTGATCTGCAGCGTTCGTTAGCTGCACGGCCTCGTCTCAGAGTTCCTGCACAAACGTCCCGGCACCGccttccaacacacacacacacacacacctacacacacacacacacacacacacacacacacacacacacacacacacacacacacacacacaccacctctcTCTCTATTCGATTAAACCAGACGCAGGTTTTTCTGAGACCTCTGCAAAACAATTAGTGCTCTTTGAATTATTTATGGAGCCACAACACACAGGGTACCAGTTATATGACGTTATATAAAGATCTAAACGTCTCTCTGCACCTGGACCGTTTGATACGTCACAGGAATCTGAATCAGATCAGATAATAAGAACTTTCCATGACTTTCCCTGACTTTCCATGACTGCAGCCTCCGGTTCACCTGAGATTCACTGTTTAGTTCCATTAACTGGGCTGAGAGTTCctgacttttaaataattttaaataataataacattgaGTGTTCTGGACTCAAACGGTCTGGATCAGTGTGAGAACCTGGTCCCGAGCTGCTCTGGCCTCAGGCTCCCTGCAGGTCTCAGGTgtttcacctgcagcagcactgactcACCTCGTTGGACGGAATGCTGACTACACCTGTTgacctcctcttctctctcagctTCCTCTTCTCGATCTGACCTTTGCCCTTCCGTGCGCTCGGACCCGcgctcttcttctccttccctttGCTGGGTGACGGACTCTCCTTGTCGCTGTCGTTACACGCCATGGGGCTGGAGTCCGGGGACGCGAGCTGAGCCTTGTCCGCCTGGGGGGGGGGCCTTCTTCAGGCTGCTCACCGGGACGGCTGCGGCTGCGGCTGCGCTGGGGTGCGCAGGGTGGTGCGCGTCCTCCTCGGGTCTCTTCAGAGCCGAGCCGGAGGAGGACCGAGCCACCgagtaggaggaggagaggcagtTCCCAGAGGAGGCGCTTCGCTCCGGGTTTCCGCTGTTGCCGAGCTCGGGTCCCGGCTGCCTCCCGGCGCTGTTTGCGCCAGTGGCCGCGGCGATGTCCCCCAACATTTTGGCCCTCATCTTCTCCCGCTTCGCCTTCCACTCCTCCAGAAAGTCCGTGGTGGCGCTCGACTTGAACCCCCCTGTGGCCATGATCCTGCGCGCAGAGCTGCTGAAGTGACCTAGAAGCTGAAGCGGATCGTTCGGGTCTCGGTTCGGTCCTAGTGGCTCCGCATTCCTCAGGTGATCGAGGCCGGTGCTGCGGACAGGTAGAGGGGGGGCAACACAGGTCAGCTGGAGTCCGACACAAAGCAACAGGTCTGGAAGAAGTTCAAGTCAGAGACAGGAGCTGCAGTGAACCGAGCGTGAACCGCGCGGCTCTCCCTCCAGGTGGGAACTCACCTGTGCGGAGCTGCGTCACTGGCTCCTGCGCGCTCCTCGCTCCGACCAGGTGTGTGTCCGCGGGCCGCTCCGATCAATGGCGCTGGTCTCGAGCCGCTGCGCTCGCTCTGCCCCCGAGCAACCGAGTGAGCCCGAAAGCTCCCGAACACTCCCGACTCCTGCCGAAGCGAGAGGCGGAGCTTCTCATGGCGCCTTTATCAGGTGTTTTACGGTAGATTGGTGATATTTCATATATATCATAGTTTATAAAGTGCTAATCATTAAATCTCATTACATCACTGTATGATGatctctgctctgtgtccagtcttattattattattatttatttttgatttttctcttcttctttttcattttgtccatttttagtctgttttctgttgaatttctttcattttctttcattaactgTTCAAAGTTCATCAtttttttgtggttattttttaaCTGAGCTCTTtcaaacaggaaacatggaCTCATGACCCCCCCCCCGACCTCCGGGCCTGTGTCCAGTCACACATCCATGGTTCTAGTTCATGTCTGCAGAGAATAGAATCGTCTTTACTTTACTGACCGTGCAAATGAAGCATGTGActcatttcttctctttgacACTGTGGTGAACCTTTAACAGTAGAACCTTccacagttgtgtgtgtttctaaacaTCTGGACACTTCTGGTTTCTATCCCATGTCACTGATTTCTAGTCTTCAACAGTCCTTTAATAATTTCACAGTAGGAGTTCTCGGGACTCCCTCAGGCGCTGGATGAGTCTTCAAACCTGCTCTGAGGGGAGGAGAACGTCCACGTCTGGGTCCTCACACTGATTTACACCTGGTTCCAGCTGTGCAGGTTGAGGACGACTGACGAGTTCATTTCTGTCATGTTATGAGGCTGTTAATGACGTCTGTGTCTTTACAGGCTGACAGCTGCACACCAGCAGTCCAGCACTTTAAAAATGACCTTTGACACAGGGCAGTGTCTAGTTTGAGGCactccttcaaaataaagtccCATTTATGCAGAAATTCAGGTGCTCGACTcgatttgttgttttgtgtggaGGATTTTTATCCTTGTTGAGTCAGACATGGTCACGACGTCGGTGACCTGTGAGGACTAAATACTAACATAACCACGTCACAGAGTCTCTAGATGGTTTCTGTGCAACGACCTCAGCTCACAGGAAACatgattaataaaaacactgcagctcgTTGCTGTGCGGTCGTGTCGTAACTCTGCACAGATATTCAGTCCCTGTGCGCTCTGCTGCTACCCAACAGGCCCGGATGTCTCCCTATCCCGCGCTATAGGTGCTCACTGTCAGAAAGCTCATTTCATGGGAGGATAATAGTCGTGTAATTTAACTGTGCTGAAGGACATGAGCCGGGTGGTGGGATGGGTGGAGCTCACTCTCAGGGTGCTCTGACTTTCAGGAAAGTTTCCCACTCACGtgtaaattgttttaaaaacacacagtagtgAATTTTCTGAATGCGTCCGTGTGATTTGCTGTAAGCGTGACGCTCCACAGTAGTGAGTGGGAGACCAGACGTTCAGCCGTTATCTCTGAATGTGTCAGTCCTGATACAGATAATGAGAAAACCTGGGTGGAGCAAAGCAGCAAGGCTCTAAAAATAAATCCTGATCTATGGACTCAGGTCACAGTGCTGCATAGTTAGCATATTTCTGTGTGGATGAGGGGGCATGAGAGGTTGTGACTGATTGTTTCCTCCCATTCCAGCACAAAcgctgctgtgctgcttttaaCTAAATCCCAATTAACATTCCTGCAATGCATCCCCACATATCAGCACGCTTCTCAAACGAAGGCTCACATCAGGCGTTTTGGAACTCATCACACGTTTTTACTGCTAAAGAGGAAAAAGCATCGTTTGTCaggctgtaaaataaaatgaatgagatGTAAAATGCATCATACGTAACCTCCTATTTCTATTGAACATAACACTGCGTAACAGCCACTGTAGCGTTGACacgttttcatttatttgacagtaatGTTTCAGTCAGAAGCTGTTGGGTAATTTCGTAGCGAGGAGCCTGCACCGAGCTCACTCCCCGTGAAATTGTTTATCCAAGAGTAAGTAAGTATTCAAGAAATGCTTCAGCCGTGCTCCCAGATGTTGAGTAAAGGCAGCAGTTCTgcagagaggggggggggaggctgCGAAATCATGTTTTAATCGTGTTAGGTGATCAGAATTTGGTGACTGTGAAGGTAAACATGATTAATATCTACAGGTAGTGAAgtactaagtacatttactcaagtacaggTGTGAGATACTGCAGTTGTACTAGATAGTGGCTGGAtgttaatacaaaatatactCACCtagtatttctatttattattttacatattttcatagTTTAACATCTCTGCAGAAACCTTATTAATGAGgcacatgtgtgttttaaacaccACTAAAGACACTAGAGCAGATTTAATGTAGTGGAAACATTATTCTAGTAATCAGTAGAAATCACATGATGTGAGTGGAGCTCAGCAGCGGAAGGAAGGAACCGAGGGACAACAGAGAGCTGTGGGTGACACACTtcctaaaacacacagagagtcCGAGTCAGACGAGAGGAGAATCCTGGGAAAATGCACACGGCAGGATTTATCCAGCTTCCCACTGTATGGAGTAACCAACACTCCCAGTTCTGTCCCAGTGCCGTCTGCAGAGAGGCGTCTGTTGGGTGGTGGTGACTGGGTGGTGTTGCTGAATCAGCAGCTCACACTGGAGCTTGACATGATTTTCTAGTTGCATGTTAATCAGATATCTTTTtatcatttgtgtgtttctcttatTACAAAACAGCCGTGATAAGCTGGATTCTTCCTTCTGTGACAGTTGAGGAGTCATTCTACATTTATTTAGCTCATGTCTGTCCAGGTGAGACACGTCCTCCTCTTCCCATGACACCTTTCAGTGCAGGATATTTCAATGCAGCTGGTGGCACCACAGTCAGAGTGAGCGACGTCTCTATATCAGCTCCCCCGCCTGCTTTGAATCACTCTTTTTCAAACCGACTGCGTTTGTCTTTGTTTCGGTGACAGACTCGAGCTGTCACTTCGTCGGGACGCCTCTATTCGTCATCGTAGAGGaaccctgctgctgtttgtcctcAGAGCAGAGGGGGTTTCTGCTCATCCACTGTGTCTAAGTCTAGTGTGTGATGGGGGTTTGAAATTGCA
The window above is part of the Anabas testudineus chromosome 23, fAnaTes1.2, whole genome shotgun sequence genome. Proteins encoded here:
- the pawr gene encoding LOW QUALITY PROTEIN: PRKC apoptosis WT1 regulator protein (The sequence of the model RefSeq protein was modified relative to this genomic sequence to represent the inferred CDS: deleted 1 base in 1 codon) — protein: MATGGFKSSATTDFLEEWKAKREKMRAKMLGDIAAATGANSAGRQPGPELGNSGNPERSASSGNCLSSSYSVARSSSGSALKRPEEDAHHPAHPSAAAAAAVPVSSLKKAPPQADKAQLASPDSSPMACNDSDKESPSPSKGKEKKSAGPSARKGKGQIEKRKLREKRRSTGVVSIPSNESLDELDDDDAVGKDRREEEEELVQANTFQNEAMTADPTTGYLMDSSRSGRGRHKSSAAPGSEEEVGRQRHNRHTRDGGAAGLEKRIEELEKELARERQENSILLKAHQDKDDLIGKLKEEIDLLNRDLDDIEDENEQLKQENKTLLKVVGQLTR